Proteins from one Bradyrhizobium amphicarpaeae genomic window:
- a CDS encoding 30S ribosomal protein S2 produces the protein MALPDFTMRQLLEAGVHFGHQSHRWNPKMAPFIFGARNNIHIVDLAQTVPLLHTALQAVSDTVAKGGRILFVGTKRQAQDGVADAAKRCAQYFVNSRWLGGTLTNWKTISASIKRLRHLDDVLAGGDASSYTKKERLTLQRERDKLDRSLGGIKDMGGLPDLIFVIDTNKEDIAIQEAQRLNIPVAAIVDTNSDPKGITYVVPGNDDAGRAIALYCDLIARAAIDGIGRAQGDSGIDIGASARPLAEELPAASSSGFQGLAGPRGTADDLKKLPGVSGAIEKKFNDLGIFHFWQLAELDHDTAHKIGEEVGLPSRADAWVAKAKALTAEAE, from the coding sequence ATGGCACTACCCGATTTCACTATGCGTCAGCTGCTCGAAGCCGGCGTGCACTTTGGTCACCAGTCTCACCGCTGGAATCCGAAAATGGCGCCGTTCATTTTCGGCGCCCGCAACAACATCCACATCGTCGATCTCGCGCAGACCGTGCCGTTGCTGCACACCGCCTTGCAGGCGGTCAGCGACACCGTCGCCAAGGGCGGCCGCATCCTGTTCGTCGGCACCAAGCGCCAGGCGCAGGACGGCGTCGCGGATGCTGCCAAGCGCTGCGCGCAGTATTTCGTCAATTCGCGCTGGCTCGGCGGCACGCTGACCAACTGGAAGACGATCTCGGCCTCGATCAAGCGCCTGCGTCATCTCGACGACGTGCTGGCGGGCGGCGATGCCTCCTCCTACACCAAGAAGGAGCGCCTGACGCTTCAGCGCGAGCGCGACAAGCTCGACCGTTCGCTCGGCGGCATCAAGGACATGGGCGGTCTGCCCGACCTGATCTTCGTGATCGACACCAACAAGGAAGACATCGCGATCCAGGAGGCCCAGCGCCTCAACATCCCGGTCGCCGCGATCGTCGACACCAATTCGGACCCGAAGGGCATCACCTATGTGGTCCCCGGCAATGACGACGCCGGCCGCGCGATCGCGCTGTATTGCGACCTGATCGCGCGTGCGGCGATCGACGGCATCGGGCGCGCCCAGGGCGATTCCGGCATCGACATCGGCGCGTCGGCCCGTCCGCTCGCTGAAGAGCTGCCGGCGGCTTCGTCGAGCGGTTTCCAGGGCCTTGCCGGCCCGCGCGGCACCGCCGACGACCTCAAGAAGCTCCCGGGCGTGTCGGGTGCGATCGAGAAGAAGTTCAACGACCTCGGCATTTTCCATTTCTGGCAGCTCGCCGAGCTCGACCACGACACCGCGCACAAGATCGGCGAAGAAGTCGGTCTGCCGAGCCGCGCGGACGCCTGGGTGGCCAAGGCCAAGGCGCTGACCGCGGAAGCGGAATAG
- a CDS encoding caspase family protein, producing MRGTLRIFICLLLPIVALAAGAPGEVRAQQQEKRIALVVGNGAYAKSPLATTANDAGLIAQTLQAAGFDVVGARDLDGDTLRKSFRDFIQKAQASGPGTVAMVYLAGYGVQLAGENYFIPVDSNITRDTDVPTEALRIGDYMRQLASIPLKANIVVLDAARAQPFIEGGQQIASGLALVEPEPNMLIAFNAAPGTVAPEEPGPYGIYAQSLAEMIRTGGLPLPEVFDRVRLRVNEASKGAQIPWNEQKISAPFSFFERGPDAPPPSESPDQVAALRARPIRDLGAQDAYAAALERDTLPVYEEFLAAYPGDPLAKRVMAIVAARREAITWRRTYRNDTPEAYWSYLRRYPRGPHAGDARRRLAILTAPAEPPPSFAMIDYDVPPPPPEEVVYVDRPVLYLSDPDFGFAPPPPPPVYYLPPPPPDFVVLPPPMPVIGLFVLPQPVFVPIPVFVRPPVYVAPPPNNIIFQNMHNTTVINTVINRPPAPAPAAGAGPGPGNLAPAMAGRANPAGPAVPQAVAQRAALIQQGKAPMPPSAMIRPTARPGTPPTTPTAVAPTATPPGAPQTAPALAPQTRLPQANTLPVPGAHGGPPAPPAGAGPLPGGRPVPPTATAPGATPPARPGAPITAAPGTTPPAHSNAPTAAAPANAGPPVTNPTAGPGQPPKPPAAAGRPVVPPPSAAREPIRPQHLPSAAPPQAARPAAPPPRPQAVARPTPPPPPRVSAPPPRMAAPPPPRPAPPVAAARPAPPPMARPAPPPPVARPAPPPPPRMAVAPPPPPRPAAPPPRPAPPPPAAKKCPPNQPKC from the coding sequence ATGCGTGGGACGCTTCGAATCTTCATTTGCCTCCTCCTGCCGATCGTGGCGCTTGCCGCCGGCGCGCCGGGCGAGGTGCGCGCGCAGCAGCAGGAGAAGCGCATCGCGCTCGTGGTCGGCAACGGCGCCTATGCCAAGTCGCCGCTGGCGACGACCGCAAACGATGCCGGCCTGATCGCGCAGACGCTGCAGGCGGCCGGCTTCGACGTCGTCGGTGCGCGCGATCTCGACGGCGACACGCTGCGCAAAAGCTTTCGCGACTTCATCCAGAAGGCCCAGGCCTCGGGGCCGGGCACCGTCGCGATGGTCTATCTTGCCGGCTACGGCGTGCAGCTGGCCGGCGAGAACTATTTCATCCCGGTCGATTCCAACATCACCCGCGACACCGACGTTCCGACCGAGGCCCTGCGGATCGGCGACTATATGCGCCAGCTCGCGTCGATCCCGCTCAAGGCCAACATCGTCGTGCTCGACGCGGCCCGCGCGCAGCCCTTCATCGAGGGCGGCCAGCAGATCGCGAGCGGTCTGGCGCTGGTCGAGCCCGAGCCGAACATGCTGATCGCGTTCAACGCCGCGCCCGGCACGGTCGCGCCGGAGGAGCCGGGGCCCTATGGCATCTACGCCCAGTCGCTGGCGGAGATGATCCGGACCGGCGGCCTGCCGCTGCCCGAAGTGTTCGACCGCGTCCGCCTGCGCGTCAACGAGGCCAGCAAGGGTGCGCAGATTCCCTGGAACGAGCAGAAGATCTCGGCGCCGTTCTCGTTCTTCGAGCGTGGGCCGGATGCGCCGCCTCCGTCCGAGTCGCCGGACCAGGTCGCCGCGTTGCGTGCCCGGCCGATCCGCGATCTCGGCGCGCAGGATGCCTATGCCGCCGCGCTCGAGCGCGACACGCTGCCGGTCTATGAGGAGTTTCTCGCGGCCTATCCCGGCGATCCCCTGGCCAAGCGCGTGATGGCGATCGTCGCGGCGCGCCGCGAAGCCATCACCTGGCGGCGGACCTATCGTAACGACACGCCGGAAGCCTATTGGTCGTATCTGCGCCGCTATCCGCGCGGGCCGCATGCAGGCGACGCGCGCCGGCGCCTTGCGATCCTCACCGCGCCGGCCGAGCCGCCGCCGAGCTTTGCGATGATTGACTACGACGTGCCGCCCCCGCCGCCGGAGGAGGTGGTCTATGTCGATCGTCCGGTGCTGTATTTGAGCGATCCCGATTTCGGCTTCGCGCCGCCACCGCCGCCGCCGGTCTATTACCTGCCGCCACCGCCGCCGGACTTCGTCGTGCTGCCGCCGCCGATGCCTGTGATCGGCCTGTTCGTGCTGCCGCAGCCGGTGTTCGTGCCGATCCCGGTCTTCGTTCGTCCGCCGGTCTATGTCGCGCCGCCGCCGAATAACATCATCTTCCAGAACATGCATAATACGACGGTGATCAACACGGTGATCAACCGCCCGCCGGCCCCAGCACCGGCTGCGGGGGCAGGGCCCGGACCGGGCAATCTGGCGCCGGCGATGGCCGGCCGGGCCAACCCAGCCGGGCCTGCCGTGCCGCAGGCGGTCGCGCAGCGCGCCGCGCTGATCCAGCAGGGCAAGGCGCCGATGCCGCCGAGCGCAATGATCCGCCCGACGGCGAGGCCCGGGACGCCCCCCACGACGCCGACCGCTGTCGCGCCGACGGCCACGCCACCCGGCGCGCCGCAGACGGCGCCCGCGCTTGCGCCGCAGACCAGGCTGCCCCAGGCCAACACGCTGCCGGTTCCTGGTGCCCATGGCGGCCCGCCGGCTCCGCCAGCGGGGGCGGGGCCGCTGCCGGGCGGAAGGCCCGTGCCGCCGACGGCGACCGCACCTGGCGCGACACCGCCGGCCCGTCCGGGGGCGCCGATCACGGCCGCTCCCGGCACGACGCCGCCTGCTCATTCCAATGCGCCAACGGCTGCCGCGCCGGCAAATGCCGGGCCCCCCGTGACCAACCCGACTGCCGGGCCCGGCCAGCCACCCAAGCCGCCGGCTGCGGCCGGGAGGCCGGTCGTGCCTCCGCCTTCAGCGGCACGTGAGCCGATCAGGCCGCAGCATCTGCCGTCGGCGGCCCCGCCGCAGGCGGCCAGACCGGCAGCACCGCCGCCGCGGCCCCAGGCCGTGGCGCGGCCCACGCCACCACCTCCGCCGCGGGTGTCGGCACCGCCTCCGAGAATGGCCGCACCGCCACCGCCACGCCCGGCTCCTCCTGTTGCCGCCGCGCGGCCGGCGCCTCCGCCCATGGCGCGGCCCGCGCCGCCGCCGCCGGTGGCGCGACCGGCACCCCCGCCGCCGCCGCGCATGGCCGTTGCGCCGCCACCCCCGCCGCGACCAGCCGCGCCACCGCCGCGTCCCGCACCGCCGCCGCCGGCGGCCAAGAAGTGCCCGCCGAACCAGCCCAAATGCTGA
- a CDS encoding carbonic anhydrase, with amino-acid sequence MCDKCSESLHRSIAPSRRSMMLSAASALGMAAFGGAALAKDAKAPPKPQNVLSPDAALKRLMEGNSRYVSGVSRRHDFAHEREALVGGQNPYAAVLSCADSRIAPEYAFDSGRGDLFVCRVAGNFAGDETVASMEYTVAVLGTPLILVLGHDNCGAVDATIKSLKDDKPLPGHIPTLVAAIAPSVKAAAQQSGNALDNAIRQNVVDNVAKLKSAAPLLNAAVEQGKLKVVGGIYRLRTGAVELIAQG; translated from the coding sequence ATGTGCGACAAATGCTCTGAAAGTCTGCATCGATCGATCGCTCCTTCGCGGCGCTCCATGATGCTCTCTGCCGCTTCGGCGCTCGGAATGGCCGCGTTCGGCGGCGCCGCGTTGGCCAAGGACGCCAAGGCGCCGCCGAAACCCCAGAACGTGCTGTCGCCCGATGCCGCACTCAAGCGGCTGATGGAGGGCAATTCGCGCTACGTGTCGGGCGTGTCGCGCCGCCACGACTTCGCCCATGAGCGGGAAGCGCTGGTCGGCGGTCAGAATCCCTACGCGGCGGTCCTGAGCTGCGCCGATTCCCGCATCGCGCCCGAATATGCCTTCGACAGCGGACGCGGCGATCTGTTCGTGTGCCGCGTCGCCGGAAATTTTGCCGGCGACGAGACCGTTGCGAGCATGGAATACACCGTCGCCGTGCTCGGCACGCCCCTGATCCTGGTGCTCGGCCACGACAATTGCGGCGCCGTTGACGCAACCATCAAGTCACTGAAGGACGACAAGCCGTTGCCGGGGCACATCCCGACGCTGGTCGCCGCGATCGCGCCATCCGTGAAGGCGGCGGCGCAGCAGAGCGGCAACGCGCTCGACAATGCCATTCGCCAGAACGTCGTCGACAACGTTGCCAAGCTGAAATCGGCCGCGCCGCTTCTCAACGCGGCGGTCGAGCAGGGCAAGCTCAAGGTGGTCGGTGGCATCTATCGCTTGCGCACTGGCGCCGTCGAATTGATCGCGCAGGGCTAA
- the dnaE gene encoding DNA polymerase III subunit alpha, translated as MPSAGFVHLHVHSAYSLLKGSIKIAKLAELAKKDHQPALALTDTDNLFGALEFSDKMAGSGIQPIVGCELAIDFGDQDPNARNAIGPSRVVLLAAQERGYRSLMRLNSRAFMETPDSHAPFIKFDWFEGETEGLIALTGGPDGPISLALAGGYAELAALRCERLAGLFGDRLYIELQRHNTEKERRVESGLIDIAYAKGLPLVATNEPYFAATDDYEAHDALLCIAGGRLIAETEREQLTPDHRFKTRAEMAVLFADIPEALASTVEIAERCSFRPMTRKPILPFFTVGAAQSSDAAAVEAAELKRQAEEGLANRLRVHGLSQGMTDEDYSKRLAFELDVILRMKYAGYFLIVSDFIKWAKSQGIPVGPGRGSGAGSLVAWALTITDLDPIKFGLLFERFLNPERVSMPDFDIDFCQDRRGEVIQYVQQRYGRDQVAQIITFGTLQARGVLRDVGRVLQMPYGQVDKLTKLVPQNPAAPVTLAAAIESEPKLQAFRDEDPVVARAFDIAQRLEGLTRHASTHAAGIVIGDRPLSELVPLYRDPKSDMPVTQFNMKWVEPAGLVKFDFLGLKTLTVLDVACKLLKPRNIDVDLATLPIDDAESYQMLARGEVVGVFQVESQGMRRALVDMRPDRFEDIIALVALYRPGPMANIPTYCARKHGDEEPEYLHPVLEPILKETFGVIIYQEQVMQIAQVMSGYSLGDADLLRRAMGKKIRAEMDKQRDIFVAGAVKNGVPKGQAETIFELLAKFADYGFNKSHAAAYALVSYHTAYMKAHYPVEFIAASMTLDLNNTDKLSEFRSEAQRLGIKVEPPNINRSGATFEVGDKVIYYALAALKGVGIQAIEQIIEERAKRGLFTSLADFAARVNPRAINKRIIESLAAAGAFDTLEPNRARVFAGADSILAACQRAHQAETIGQNDMFGMSADAPTIMLPQIEPWLPAEKLRREYDAVGFFLSGHPLDDYATVLKRLRVQSWAEFSRAVKTGATAGKVAATVVSRMERRTKTGNKMGIMGLSDPTGHFEAVLFSEGLAQYRDVLEPGAAVLLQLGAELQGEDVRARVLHAEPLDDAAAKTQKGLRIFVRDTKPLDSIAKRLAGPDMAAANGAAPKVGSPGITPRSNGDGEVSLVMMLDLETEVEMKLPGRFKVSPQIAGAIKAVAGVVDVQQL; from the coding sequence ATGCCGAGCGCCGGATTTGTCCACCTTCACGTTCACTCGGCCTATTCGCTGCTCAAGGGCTCGATCAAGATCGCCAAGCTGGCCGAGCTTGCCAAGAAGGACCACCAGCCGGCGCTGGCGCTGACCGACACCGACAATCTGTTCGGCGCGCTGGAATTCTCCGACAAGATGGCGGGCTCCGGCATCCAGCCGATCGTCGGCTGCGAACTGGCGATCGATTTCGGCGACCAGGACCCGAACGCGCGCAACGCGATCGGGCCGTCGCGCGTGGTGCTGCTGGCCGCGCAGGAGCGCGGCTATCGCAGCCTGATGCGGCTGAACTCGCGCGCGTTCATGGAGACGCCCGACAGCCATGCGCCGTTCATCAAGTTCGACTGGTTCGAGGGTGAAACCGAGGGACTGATCGCGCTGACGGGCGGGCCGGACGGGCCGATCTCGCTGGCACTTGCCGGCGGTTATGCCGAACTGGCCGCGCTGCGCTGCGAGCGCCTGGCCGGCCTGTTCGGCGATCGCCTCTACATCGAATTGCAGCGCCACAACACCGAGAAGGAGCGGCGCGTCGAGAGCGGCCTGATCGACATCGCCTACGCCAAGGGACTGCCGCTGGTCGCGACCAACGAGCCGTATTTCGCCGCGACCGACGATTACGAAGCCCATGACGCGCTGCTCTGCATCGCCGGCGGGCGGCTGATCGCCGAGACCGAGCGCGAGCAGCTCACGCCCGATCATCGCTTCAAGACGCGCGCGGAGATGGCGGTGCTGTTCGCCGACATTCCGGAAGCGCTGGCTTCGACGGTGGAGATCGCCGAGCGCTGCTCGTTCCGCCCGATGACGCGCAAGCCGATCCTGCCGTTCTTCACCGTCGGCGCCGCGCAGAGTTCGGACGCCGCCGCGGTGGAGGCGGCGGAACTGAAGCGCCAGGCGGAGGAGGGGCTCGCCAACCGCCTGCGGGTCCACGGCCTGTCGCAGGGCATGACGGACGAGGATTACAGCAAGCGCCTGGCGTTCGAACTCGACGTCATCCTGCGGATGAAATACGCGGGCTACTTCCTGATCGTGTCCGACTTCATCAAATGGGCGAAGAGCCAGGGCATTCCGGTCGGGCCGGGCCGCGGCTCCGGCGCAGGCTCGCTGGTCGCCTGGGCGCTGACCATCACCGACCTCGATCCGATCAAGTTCGGCCTGCTGTTCGAGCGCTTCCTCAATCCCGAACGCGTCTCGATGCCGGACTTCGACATCGACTTCTGCCAGGACCGCCGCGGCGAAGTGATCCAGTACGTGCAGCAGCGCTACGGCCGCGACCAGGTCGCGCAGATCATCACGTTCGGAACGCTGCAGGCGCGCGGCGTGCTGCGCGACGTCGGCCGCGTGCTGCAGATGCCCTATGGCCAGGTCGACAAGCTGACCAAGCTGGTGCCGCAGAATCCGGCGGCGCCCGTGACGCTCGCCGCCGCGATCGAGAGCGAACCAAAACTGCAGGCGTTCCGCGACGAGGATCCGGTGGTGGCGCGCGCCTTCGACATTGCCCAGCGCCTCGAGGGTCTGACCCGCCACGCCTCGACGCATGCCGCCGGCATCGTGATCGGCGATCGCCCCTTGAGCGAGCTCGTGCCGCTCTACCGCGATCCCAAATCCGACATGCCGGTGACCCAGTTCAACATGAAATGGGTCGAGCCGGCGGGCCTCGTGAAGTTCGACTTCCTCGGCCTGAAGACGCTGACCGTGCTCGACGTCGCCTGCAAGCTGCTCAAGCCGCGCAACATCGACGTCGATCTCGCCACGCTGCCGATCGACGACGCCGAGAGCTACCAGATGCTGGCGCGCGGCGAGGTGGTCGGCGTGTTCCAGGTTGAAAGCCAGGGCATGCGGCGCGCGCTGGTCGACATGCGCCCCGACCGTTTCGAGGACATCATCGCGCTGGTGGCGCTGTATCGCCCGGGTCCGATGGCCAACATCCCGACCTATTGCGCGCGCAAGCATGGCGACGAGGAGCCGGAATATCTCCATCCCGTGCTGGAGCCGATCCTCAAGGAAACCTTCGGCGTCATCATCTACCAGGAACAGGTGATGCAGATCGCGCAGGTGATGTCGGGCTATTCGCTCGGCGACGCCGACCTGCTGCGCCGCGCCATGGGCAAGAAGATCCGCGCCGAGATGGACAAGCAGCGCGACATCTTCGTCGCTGGCGCGGTCAAGAACGGCGTGCCGAAGGGGCAGGCCGAGACCATCTTCGAGCTGCTCGCCAAATTCGCCGACTACGGCTTCAACAAGAGCCACGCGGCGGCCTATGCGCTGGTGTCCTATCACACCGCCTACATGAAGGCGCATTATCCGGTGGAATTCATCGCGGCGTCGATGACGCTCGATCTGAACAACACCGACAAGCTGTCCGAATTCCGCTCCGAGGCGCAGCGCCTCGGCATCAAGGTCGAGCCGCCGAACATCAACCGTTCCGGCGCGACCTTCGAGGTCGGCGACAAGGTCATCTATTACGCGCTCGCAGCGCTGAAGGGCGTCGGCATCCAGGCGATCGAGCAGATCATCGAGGAGCGCGCCAAGCGGGGATTGTTCACCTCGCTCGCCGACTTCGCGGCACGGGTCAATCCGCGCGCGATCAACAAGCGCATCATCGAGAGTCTCGCCGCCGCCGGCGCCTTCGACACGCTGGAGCCGAACCGCGCCCGCGTGTTTGCCGGCGCCGATTCGATTCTCGCCGCCTGCCAGCGCGCGCACCAGGCCGAGACCATCGGCCAGAACGACATGTTCGGCATGTCGGCGGATGCGCCGACCATCATGCTGCCGCAGATCGAACCGTGGTTGCCGGCCGAAAAGCTCCGCCGCGAATACGACGCCGTCGGCTTCTTCCTGTCGGGCCATCCGCTCGACGATTACGCCACCGTGCTGAAGCGGCTGCGGGTGCAGTCATGGGCCGAGTTCTCCCGCGCGGTGAAGACCGGCGCCACCGCCGGCAAGGTGGCGGCGACCGTGGTCTCGCGCATGGAGCGGCGCACCAAGACCGGCAACAAGATGGGCATCATGGGGCTCTCGGATCCCACCGGCCATTTCGAGGCGGTGCTGTTCTCCGAAGGCCTTGCGCAATATCGCGACGTGCTGGAGCCGGGCGCTGCCGTGCTGCTTCAGCTCGGTGCCGAGCTGCAGGGCGAGGACGTCCGCGCCCGCGTGCTGCATGCCGAGCCGCTGGACGACGCCGCCGCCAAGACGCAGAAGGGCCTGCGCATCTTCGTGCGCGACACCAAGCCGCTGGACTCGATCGCCAAGCGTCTGGCCGGCCCCGACATGGCCGCCGCGAACGGCGCCGCGCCGAAAGTCGGCAGTCCCGGCATCACACCGCGCTCCAATGGCGACGGCGAGGTCTCGCTGGTAATGATGCTCGACCTCGAGACCGAGGTCGAGATGAAGCTGCCCGGCCGCTTCAAGGTCTCGCCCCAGATCGCCGGTGCGATCAAGGCGGTCGCGGGCGTGGTGGACGTGCAGCAGCTGTAG
- a CDS encoding outer membrane protein, whose translation MNKNLLLAAVSLVALSATAPALAADLAARPYTKAPAMVAAIYDWSGFYIGINGGGGSSSAKWDLVGFGRDGSHDATGGTVGGQIGYRMQSGQFVFGVEGQGNWADFSGSHVGALTGNTNSTKIDSFGLITGQVGYAWNNVLLYVKGGAAVVGTKYDTSFGGVSLASANDTRWGGTVGAGLEFGFAPNWSIGAEYNHIFLGGNDRNLTGPAGVLAVNVKQDVDMGLVRLNYKFGGPMLGRY comes from the coding sequence ATGAATAAGAACTTGTTGCTTGCGGCTGTGAGCCTCGTCGCGCTGAGCGCGACCGCGCCGGCGCTTGCTGCTGATCTCGCAGCACGGCCTTACACCAAGGCGCCCGCGATGGTCGCCGCGATTTATGACTGGAGCGGCTTCTACATCGGTATCAACGGCGGCGGCGGTTCGTCGAGCGCGAAATGGGACCTGGTCGGTTTCGGCCGTGATGGTTCGCACGATGCGACCGGCGGCACGGTTGGTGGCCAGATCGGCTATCGCATGCAATCCGGCCAGTTCGTGTTCGGCGTGGAAGGCCAGGGCAACTGGGCCGACTTCTCGGGCAGCCATGTCGGCGCGCTCACCGGCAACACCAACAGCACCAAGATCGATTCGTTCGGTCTGATCACCGGCCAGGTCGGCTACGCCTGGAACAACGTCCTGCTCTACGTCAAGGGCGGTGCGGCTGTGGTCGGCACCAAGTACGACACTTCGTTCGGCGGCGTGTCGCTGGCATCGGCCAACGACACCCGTTGGGGTGGCACCGTCGGCGCAGGCCTCGAGTTCGGTTTCGCCCCGAACTGGTCGATTGGCGCCGAGTACAACCACATCTTCCTCGGTGGCAACGACCGCAACCTGACCGGCCCGGCCGGTGTTCTGGCCGTCAACGTCAAGCAGGACGTCGACATGGGCCTCGTCCGCCTGAACTACAAGTTCGGCGGCCCGATGCTCGGCCGTTACTGA
- a CDS encoding DUF3551 domain-containing protein encodes MRRRLALPIVATLSLGLATFALVSGASTPARAFGTHHPFCLTGDEWPGLSNCRFDTYAQCQASASGRALTCIANPYFAGQSDDPYAYQNRPRVRTPGYSPGSYLPR; translated from the coding sequence ATGCGCAGACGACTCGCCCTCCCCATTGTCGCCACACTTTCGCTCGGACTCGCCACATTTGCACTCGTGTCAGGTGCTTCCACACCTGCGCGCGCGTTCGGAACTCACCATCCCTTCTGCCTCACCGGCGATGAATGGCCGGGCCTGAGCAATTGCAGGTTCGACACCTACGCGCAGTGTCAGGCGAGCGCATCGGGACGCGCGCTGACCTGCATCGCCAATCCGTATTTCGCAGGTCAAAGCGACGACCCCTACGCCTACCAGAATCGTCCGCGCGTGCGGACACCGGGTTATTCGCCCGGCTCCTACCTGCCGCGCTGA
- a CDS encoding DUF3551 domain-containing protein, whose amino-acid sequence MPSARLALAVTGLLLADGTARAQTYDPSYPVCMQIYGPVGYFDCRYGTLEQCRFLAVGRSATCVVNPYFPARKPARRPRPAN is encoded by the coding sequence ATGCCCAGCGCGCGCCTCGCACTGGCCGTAACCGGCCTGCTCCTCGCGGACGGAACTGCACGCGCGCAAACCTACGATCCGAGCTATCCCGTGTGCATGCAGATCTACGGCCCCGTCGGCTATTTCGACTGCCGCTACGGCACGCTCGAGCAGTGCCGATTTCTCGCCGTCGGACGTTCGGCGACATGCGTGGTGAACCCGTATTTTCCGGCGAGGAAGCCCGCTCGCCGACCGCGGCCGGCCAACTAG
- a CDS encoding MFS transporter → MTISPQATSRRARPTSASAPRHLAIVLFSLAMGGFAIGTTEFASMSLLPFFAADLGVDEPTAGHAISAYALGVVLGAPLIAVLGARFARRTQLLVLMAVFALGNALTALAPGFGSMIAARFLAGLPHGAYFGIAALVAASLVPQHRRSQAIGHVMLGLTCATIIGVPLANLIGQAVGWRASFGLVSVLALLTMLLCALFAPIDQAGRSDPLRELGALRSGRVWITLAIGAVGFGGMFAVYTYLATTLIEVTKVSPAVIPFFLAVFGIGATLGNLFVPRFADRALMPTAGCILLLAAVALLVFPLVAGNAWLLAADIFAIGASVSLGAILQTRLMDVAGDAQALAAALNHSAFNTANALGPFLGGLAIRAGFGWTSTGPVGAALALLGFLIWIVAWRDAGFTSGEAMPPASRAAPTRNASAA, encoded by the coding sequence ATGACGATTTCGCCTCAAGCGACCTCGCGCCGCGCAAGACCGACCTCGGCTTCAGCGCCCCGTCACCTCGCCATCGTCCTGTTCTCGCTCGCCATGGGCGGCTTTGCGATCGGAACCACCGAATTCGCATCGATGAGCCTGCTGCCGTTCTTCGCCGCCGACCTCGGCGTGGACGAGCCGACCGCGGGACACGCGATCAGCGCCTATGCGCTCGGCGTCGTGCTAGGCGCGCCATTGATCGCCGTGCTCGGCGCGCGGTTCGCGCGGCGCACGCAGCTGCTGGTGCTGATGGCTGTGTTCGCGCTTGGCAATGCGCTCACCGCGCTGGCACCCGGCTTTGGCTCGATGATCGCGGCCCGTTTTCTTGCGGGGCTGCCGCACGGCGCCTATTTCGGCATCGCCGCGCTCGTCGCCGCCTCGCTGGTTCCGCAGCATCGTCGCTCGCAGGCGATCGGCCATGTGATGCTCGGCCTGACCTGCGCCACCATCATCGGTGTGCCCCTGGCCAATCTGATCGGCCAGGCGGTCGGCTGGCGCGCGAGCTTCGGCCTGGTGTCGGTGCTGGCGCTGCTCACGATGTTGTTGTGCGCCCTGTTCGCGCCAATTGATCAGGCCGGCAGGTCGGATCCGCTGCGCGAGCTCGGCGCGCTCAGAAGCGGCCGCGTCTGGATCACGCTGGCGATCGGCGCCGTCGGCTTCGGCGGCATGTTCGCGGTCTACACTTACCTGGCGACGACGCTGATCGAGGTCACCAAGGTCAGTCCCGCCGTCATTCCGTTCTTCCTTGCGGTGTTCGGCATCGGGGCCACGCTCGGCAATCTGTTCGTTCCGCGCTTTGCCGACCGCGCCTTGATGCCGACCGCGGGTTGCATCCTGCTGCTTGCAGCCGTGGCGCTGCTGGTGTTTCCGCTTGTCGCCGGCAATGCCTGGCTGCTCGCGGCCGACATCTTCGCAATCGGCGCCAGCGTCTCGCTCGGCGCCATCCTGCAGACGCGGCTGATGGACGTCGCCGGAGACGCGCAGGCGCTTGCCGCCGCGCTGAACCATTCGGCGTTCAACACCGCCAATGCGCTCGGTCCATTTCTCGGCGGCCTGGCCATCCGCGCAGGGTTCGGCTGGACCTCCACCGGTCCTGTCGGCGCCGCGCTCGCGCTGCTCGGTTTCCTGATCTGGATCGTGGCCTGGCGTGACGCCGGCTTTACCTCAGGCGAGGCGATGCCCCCGGCGAGCCGCGCTGCTCCAACCCGGAACGCTTCGGCGGCTTGA